TTTCTACAGCCGCCACATCATTTAACATCCCCGGAGGAGTAATGTTCATATTCCTAGCCTGTGCAGAAATCTGCTGCTGCGTACGAAACAAGCATTCTGCCATCTGATTTGCTGACTGCATTTCCGCAGAAAACCGCTCTATACCGGCATTCATAAACACTTGGGGAGTAGATGCCGATGTCCACGTCGGCTCCGGCACCTTAACCGGTACATTGTTGACCCTCTCCAACTCCTCCTGATACCGAGCCAGTTCAGCCGAAGCGCTTGCCATCTCCTGCTGTGCTGCTACCATAGAAGCTGTATCGAACGCTGCACTTGTTGCATTTTGTGCAGAATAAAAACTGCTCACCATGAGATTCATCGAGTTAATAATCGACTTCAGCACAGGTGTCATCTGGTCATTTATCTGAATAGAGGTTGATATACCTGCCATATTTTCTCCTTTCTACTACGATTTTAAAATTACTATTCTTGAATGTTTACCTGAAATGTAATACAATTAAAGAATAGAGAGGGGAATATTATGAAGAAAATATTTATTAAAATCATTTTAGGGACAACACTTTTTGCAATTTCTCCCACAATTACGTCACTGGCCGGTTCATGGCAAACCGTCAATAATGATTGGAAATACCAAAATGATGACGGCTCATATGTAATGGATGCATGGCTATCCGATAACAACTCGAATTATTATTTTGATTCCAGTGGAATTATGCTGAAAAACACGCTTAGTCCTGACGGCTTTCCTTTAGGCCGTGACGGAAAAAGATTATCCGCTGATGAAGCCCTTCCCCTTGTTTTTCCCGGAACGGAAGCTGATTACGATGCCTACACTAATGCCATGACCGATTACTTCTACGGATACCATAAACAATTCACTGATGAATATGCCAGTATTCATGTAATCGTGTTAGACGTTTACAGCAATCAGAACTATCAAAACGCGCGAAATGCAATCAACAGCTTGGACACTTTTAACTTTGCCCCATACATGCTTTCAGATTTCATTGGAATCAGAAAAATAACAACACTTGATGAAATCTTTAGAATCGAATCAAAATATTATATGTCTGAACTCGTTCAGGCTTCCGAACAACAGGATTCTGCTTATAGGCAAGAAATTCTTAATAAAATGGACCTTTCCGCCGATAAATACTTTAGTGGCATTAATTCTTTAATTGATCGTTCCATCTTATGGGGTGAGGATTTCAACTAAAATGACACCCTCGTAAAATCAAAACTTTTAGGTATAACAAAAGGCACCTGGATTTCTCCTGGTGCCTTTCATCATATTTCACAACTTGTTGGTTTTTGATCTGCAATCAACCGTTGTTGCAGCTTCATTATCTTAATGCTTTCCATAGACGTTCCCCAAAAGTCTACATGTTGATTAGTTCCATTTTTTGTAACATAATGAATCACGAAAAAGCTTCTGGGCGCTTCGCCTTTTCCATAAACCCGACCAGAAGCCCCTTTATACTTAAGCATATAATCAACTTCTGGCAATTGCTCAATTGATTGAACTCTGCTACGCTCCAATCTAACCTCAACTTTGGGGACTGACTGTGCTAAAATCAAATCCGTTTCCTGTAATATGATCCTGCAGGCGTGGTCTGCTATAAAATTAGGTAATTCCCCATCATAATACATAGCTCTAACATCTATATCTTTATACTTCTTTCCAAATAACCCCATTAAGTATCCCCCCTTAAACTTGATAGGGTTATTATATCATTTTATCATTCCGACATCTACCTTTTCCTCGGCTTTTTCATCTTCTTCCCTTCTTTTCTCTCCTGCTCCATCTTCATCTGCACCGCTGCCACCACATAAGCCTGTTCCTGAACCTCCAGATCTAGGAATTCATGCGGCCATCTGTGGAGCTTATGGAGGCAATAGTAGGCAATGTTTGCCTCCATATCACCCCCATTGATCAGTTTTTTGCTTCATCCACCTTGTCCTGGAACGCCTGATCGAACCCATGATACGCCTGGATCTTGCTTATAAACTCATTATATTCTCCCGGATCATCAATCATCTCAACCAAAAGCTGGTCCGCCCCCATGACGCCATAAGAATCCTGCAATTCCCTATCATTTAAATTCGGATACACAATACAGGCCGCAGCCATTTTAGCCAGGTATCGGTTCGTATTTAGTTTCGGTCTGTATAGCCCCGGCTTCCCGGTCACCTGTACATCCATCGTGGATTCATCGCGAATCGTATTGTCCTCCTTTGTGGTGAGCGGTCTTACCTCCCACAGGAGCGGAGCTCCCGCCTCATCCGTCAGGCTCCTGGTCGCCACGACCTTCAGATTCTCCTTGATCACCTTATTCTTTTTCAAAAACCTGCTCAAGTCTCCCATATATCCTTATCCTCTCTTTCTCTTACAGCATTCCCTGCAGTGCCTTAAATGTTTCCGGGATCTCCCAGTCCTCAAAAGTAAAGTCCAGGTCCTCATCCAGATACTCTGCATCTGCATCAAACTTCGCCAGGATCCCTCCATCTACATTACAGTCTTTCAGGATTATCGTCTGACGCCCCACACTGGAGGTCGGGTCCTCATTAGTCACCTGGATATCAAAATACACATCCTCCCCAGTCTCCTTATACCGGTACAGAAGCTGCCGGAAAATGCTGGTATTGTAGTGAAAGGTCGCTGATCCGCTCCCTTTCCATCCCGTAGTCTTGTTCCCCTTCCCAGTCTTCCCAAGGATCGGGACCTCTGACTTCGTCTTTTCCATACTGGCCTCCAGGTTGATGGCCTGCATAAAATTATACCGGTTGCCATCGATCGTCACAAAGCATTCCGCCAGGGAGGCGCTCACCGCGTCTTTCGCATTCATTGTCTGCATATCTCGTCTCTCCTTCCTATTCAATCACAACGGTCATGTAAAGCTGGTCCATGCAGCTGATCGGCTGCACCGGGGCGCTCACCACAACAGAGCGACGGCTCTCACCCGCCGCCACCGTGATCCGCTCCGAATCTACCGCCTCGATCGCCCGCTGCGCCGCCAGGGATTTATAAAAGGTCACCATCTCATTCCATAAGCTGACCCGCCCGGAAGCGTCGTTTGGTACCTGTCCCATAAAACGCTCCGCAAACAGGGATGCGATCCCATTCCCGATCGTATCCAGCACACGGATGGTCTGGTTGTCCGCGAAGTCCGCGTTCTTTTCCTCAGTGAACGTGACCAGGGTATTGATGTCCCGCAGCACACGCACCTCATCCCCCACCTGGTGGAGCAGGAATTTCCCCGCCTTGATCCCATCTGAAAGCTGGGTCTGGGTATATGCGACGCTGACTGTATACTCACCGTCATAAACCTTGTTCGTGTTCGACTTATTCACTGCACAGGCCGCCGAGGCCCCGGCTACCCAGTAAACCAGTCCCGGCTCCAGCTGGGCAGCACGGTTTTCTACAGAAATAACGCCCTCATAGTCCGCATTAGATGCCCGGTATGCGACCACCTGGATCTTAATCCCCAGTTCATCACGGAGCCGCTTTGCATACGCAACAAACAGGTTCACCGTTGATTCATCCTTGACCGGACAGCCAATGACATTTACGGTCTTCTGTTCTGCCGCATCCAGGAAGTTCTGATACGCCTCCCCTGCCACGGTCCCATCTTCGCCTCCGGCAAGCGGTGTCCCTGCAGTCTCTGTAAGCGCGGCCTCCTTCTTGAACACAACAAAACCATTATCCTTCAACTCCGATGACGCAGTTACAGTCTGAGTGTCTACGACCATTGTCTCCATCATGGTCTTCACATCAAACAGGTTCTCATCCTCCACATTTTTCTGAATGACCAGCCTGACCGCATTCCCACGCGCTCCGCTGTACCTTGCCTCAGCATAATCATTGGATGCCTTAGAGCCTCCGCTGTTAACACGGTACACATATACGGTACTCGCATTCCGGAACATCTCCCGGAAAGGAAGCATTTTTGCCGCTGTCCTGGGATATCCCAGGGTCAGAAGGCTGTCTTTCTCAAACTCTTCCCTTGTGATCTTCACGACCTCCTGTTCCAGTCCCCAGTCCAATTCCATCGGCATTGCCACAGCGCCCTTTACGGCACCCTCTGCCGCCATTGCCGTGCTCATGAAATTAATATAAGCCCCCGGCAACCCCTTGTTCTGATCAATAAAAGTTCCGCCACCTAACATCTACATCACCCTTCCTTTCAAATATACTTCTAACAGGCCGTCCACTTCCTCCAGGGAATACTCTTTCCCTTCCTTGAGCAGCGCATTGATTAGGTCCCTCTTCCCGCGGTAACGACTGGAATTAAGGATCTGCTCCTTTCCATACCGCGCACCGGCTCTGTCCGTAGCTGCCCCGGCCCCTGCGGCTGTCTTCACTGTCTTCACTTCCCTACTGCTTCTTTTCACTGCCAACGCCTGCACCTCCTTTCCATTTCAGCTCCCCCATGGCGTCCACTGCCTCCGCAGGAGCCATCAGGTACATGTTATAACTGACAAAAAAATTCAGGATCCCGTCCTCGATCCGGAAGCTCCTCCCTGTTCCCCGCAGCATATCCCCGTTTGCCAGGATGATGTACTCCATCCCGTCAAACAAAGTATCCGTCACCTGGTTAAGCTCACGGCTTTTATCCGCTTTGCTCTCCTCCGGGATGTACTGGATGCAGAAGTTGGTCTCCTGATAAGATCTCCGTCCCAGCATCGGTTTCCGGGATGGCTCCAGGACAGAGACAAAAAAACAGGGTTCCACAAGCCCCTGCTCCACCCGATCCGTATAAATGGCCGCTTCATCACCAAACAGCACACCTAAGCGCCTTGTGACCGCGTCCATGATCTCATTCACCATCCAGGCACCTCCTTAAATACTCCTCCAGCTTTTTCTCCAGGAGCTTTGGCGTGGCCTTCTCTATCTCCTTTTCCGAGATGGTCATCATAAGCTTTCCGGGAACCCATCCCTTCTTGAGCCGCCTTCCAAGTGCCGGGACATATCTGCCAGGTTCCTGACGATGGCCATATTCCACATAGGAAGCGTACTCGGTCGGATTGAAAATCTCAACCTGATAGCCGTCCCCTGTCTTCTGAATATCGCCTACAGTCCAACTCCGCTTCAAGGTCCCGCCAACATATCCGGACCAGTATTTTTGCAGGATTGCGCCCTCCCTTGAAAGGAAAGCACTTGATTTTCCACCACTTCCTTTTGCCTTCACAATTTTGGGTGCCTTAGTTAGATAATCCGGTTTTTCACCTGTCGGTGTTCGCTTCACTATCTTCTGTAACAGCCGCGCCGCCAATTCCCTAGCGCACTCCCTGCAGAATGCATCCTTTCCCTTCTCGATCGCCTCGATCTGCTTCTGCAGCTTCCTTACCTCCCGGAAATCAAAACTGCCGCCCTTTGCCATCACGCATACCCCTTCCATAAATCCAGCACGATCTCCTGGTGAGAAGAATACACCGCCGCCTTCCCGCTCTGGGCATAGCTCTCACTCCGTCCATGCTGGGTGACCTCGATCCGGCTTCCCGGAGGGATCAATAATTCCGGCGCCAGGAACAGCTTGATGGTCTGTGCCACCTGCGTAACCGTCCCCGTACCGGCTGCCGGAGCCGCGCTGGAAAAGGACAGATGGCAGGGGATCCCTTCCTGTACCAGGGCCTCCTCCTGCCGCGTCACCATCGTCTCCGGGTCCTTTACCGCCTTCATCCCGTAGATCCTGCATGTACCGTCGCAAGTGGCCTCCAGGGCCTTTCTGTGCAGCCTCTGCGCCTGCCTAATCGCATCCATCATCATCCTACCACACCAGCCTTCTATACCGGTTGAGCTGCCCCTGATAGTCCTTCAGGATGCCGCCGCCCAACGCCTCCGCTGCATTCACAAACCCGGTGGACGTGTCCCCTTCCGAGATGGAGGCCACCATGACAGGCGCCCCCTCCCCTCCCGGCCGGTCATACCGGTATAAGTCCACTGCCATCCGGTATGCTGTGTTGATGAGTCCCTCCGGCACGGCATCCAGGTTGCAGTAATTCTTCACTGTTTCTTCCACATCATCCAGGATAAACCGCAGGGGGACGTCCTGGGAGGCGTCTTCCTCCGGGATCCCCAGCAGCCCTTTCAGTTTCCCCAGCTCCAACTTCCCATGCTCCATGCCGGCCACCTGCCTTTACCCCCTGGAAATGATCCGCGCGATCGGGATGGCCTTATGGTCGATCACCTTGAGCCCCGCCCCGGTTCCGCCATTGTTCACCAGCGTCCAGTTCTCACCGTTTGCCAGCTCTTCATTGGTCGGGGAAAGGGATGCCTGGCGCTTCTTCGTATAGGAGATCCCATACGGTGCATAACAGGCGCGGTCCCTGGTATACAGGGTCGTCTCCCCGCCGTTGGTCTTCGGGTCGCGCTGCATCTCATTGGGTACCTCCGCACCGATCTTCTCAAAATCGATGGCGCCGTCTCCCAGCACGTAGGTGGTGAACTTATCATAGGCCGCAGCCGCAGGCACATAGCCTTCCGTCCCTGCAGTGCCGCTCTCCTCCACCGCATCCACATGCTCCACCGGCATGGAATCATCCACGATCACCGCCCGGCCATTCCAGGTGCCGATCGCAAGGTCGCGCTGGATCCCGTCTGCATCCGTATACTTCATATAGGACAGCAGCCGCAGGTTCTCCAGGTTAGTCGCCGTGGTGGAATGCATGATCGCAATGGTGAACTTCGATTTATTGTCGCCGGACGCCTTCTGGATCGCGGTGTTCAGGGTAGTCGGCCCTACGCAGCTTAGCGGGTTCCCGTCCTTGTCCTCACCGGCCACTGCCGTGATGTCATAAGTGTGCCCGTTTACAAACTCCAGGTTCTTTGCCCCGGTCATTGCAAAGATGCCTTTCAGAACCGACAGGAGCACATCCTGGTACACGTCATCCCACCAGCCGGACACCTGCGCCGCCACGTTGTCCATGAAATCTGTACCGCCGGTGATGTCCGTGGAGAAATCATCCTCTGTCCAGGCCTTCGATCTGCCCCACACCACCACGCTGCGCTCAAAGGTGGTCGTCCTCTCGGAGGTGATATCCGTCTTGCCGTCATAGTTGAGCGGCGCACCCTCCAGAAGCCCCTTCATCGGCAGGGTCGCATACGCCGTGCCGGTCTGGGAGCTGAACGCCTGCCGGATCTGTTCATTGCCCTTTAAGGCCCTGGACTTGATCAGCTCATTCCGCTTTGTCTTCGGGATCCGGTCCACATATCTGCCGAACGCCTCCGGGTTAAATGTCTTTTCATTAAATTTTGCCATGTCTTATCTCATCCTTTCTCTTTACTCAATCGCTGCGCCCGGATTTGCCTCCAGGTATTTGCACATCTCACTGTAGGTCATTTCAGACGGTTTCTTATCCTCCGGCGGGGTCCCCTTCCCCTCTGCCGGCTTCCCGCCTTTGATCTGGGTCTGCTGTGTTTTCTCCTCCTTGAACAGGAATGCTTTTTCTTTCTTAAGGGTTTTCAGCTGCTCCTCCAGGCCGGTGACCTTCCCGTCCTCCGACAGGATCAGCTTGCTCTTGTCAAACAGCCCCATTACCAGGTCCGCATCCTGTGCCGTGTCTCCCAAAGCCAGCTTGATCGCCGTGGAGAGCTTCAGCTCCTTCATATCCGCCTCGTACTGCTGCTTTGCCGCAAGGTTATCCGCCTGCAGGTCCGCGATCTGCTTCATCAGCGCTTCATTGTCACCGGCTGACTTCTTGAGGTTCTCAAGCTGTCCGTCCCGCTCTGTTACCTGCCCTGCCAGGGTGTCCCGCTCCTGTTTAAGTGCATCGTAGTCTGTCTTGGCTTTGCCGATATCCGCGGAGTTCTCATCCAGGATCTTGTCGATCGCCTCTTTCTCCAGGCCCAGGTTCTCTAAAAACTTTCTCTGCATCATTCTGCCATCCTTTCCTCATCGCTTTTTCTCGTGGTCGCTCCACCTGATTCCTTGATGTCTGCCCAGTTTCGCGTCATGTGGCAGGACATAAAAATAACACCCAGAGGGAACTCTGCGTGCTAAGTTTCGTGGGTTGCGATATCGCAACAAAAATGGGGATAAAAATACCACCGGCCATTTACTGACTGGTGGTATCACTTATCACTCACTTGTTCCAAATACCTTTTATAGCTTTCCTGCGCCTCTTTAGGTGCATCCTTTTTTATAACTGGGATATGATTTTTAAACTCCCACCACTCCTTGTTACTTCTCCAATACAAATCAACATTTTTCACTTGACTTCCCCCTTCAATAATCTCAGAAATTCTCTCGTAAAATCAGTATCATCGGCACTATTTTTAGCTAAAACCTCTGGTATAATTTCTTTAAACCGTTTGGCATTAAACCGGTACTCCTGATCTTCTCGTGAGCCATGATACGTTATTGAATATTGAGATACATTTTCAGATAAATATAGCAATGTTTCATCTATCGTTACTTCTTCTTTGTATATATTATAATATGCTTTTCTTGCTAATTCAAGCCCCCTCTCTCCTTTTACAGAAGCGATAAGATGTCCTGATTCATGAATTGCAATATCCCTTGTGTTCTTTGAAGCAAATATTCCTGAGTTTTGCATATTCCTCTCGGTGACCATACGATCTCTTAATGCCTTGGTATTAAATGTTATCGTTCCTCCCCTGGTATCTGCAAAATCATCATCGTTCATTTTATCAGAAAATGACACTGTCAACTTTTTAGGCATATATTCTGGAAAATCAGTTTTCATTTTATCCAAAGAGTCTATCTGTTCTTTTAAAATATCCGGGTCTCCATCAAACTGCTTTAAATTAAAGACTTTTATGTCATGCTCTGATGCATATTCTAGTAATTCCTTTTTTTCTGCTTCTGATAAAAATCTTGGCTTTGTATCATTCCAATTTAGACCGGATATCGATGCCATCTTACCTGAATCATTATTCATGCCTACAAACTTCTTTTCCCACTCCCGATACTTCATATTCGCCGGCACATAATAAGTCTCACCAGTTTCCTCATTCCTGGCCGCCCGTTCCTCCCCATCCGTGAACTCATCATCAAAATACGGCACCGTGGTTGATCGGCAGTTAGGATGAAATGGCGGCGCCGTCACTCCGACCTCATAGTCCTTCATATCAAAGACCTTCCCGTCCATCTCCCGGCAGATCTCCGAGGTCTTCCCATCCAGTGTGGCCAGGATCTCATACTGCTCCATCCCCAGCTCCTTTAAGGTGTCCTTCTGGGCCGCTGAAGCGATCGCTGCCGATTCCGTCATGATCAACCTCCCCGCCTGCGCACGGCTGACATCCATGGTCCTTGCCAGGCTGTCAATAGCCTTCTGCGGCGATTCCCCTCGGATGATGTTCTGCGTCAGCTCCGTGTGGAGGCTGTTCACCAGCTTCTGCCTGTTGGTCCAGATCCGGTCCGAGAAACTGGCCCCGTCCTGCGCCCATGGCCTCTTGATGACCGCATCGATGCGCTTATCATCCAGACGCGCCAGGTTTGTGCCAACGCCAGTCCCCTTTGCTATCTCGTATGCCGTATGGTAAAAGCCATCCGCATAAGACTTGTGCAGGAAATCCGTCATGCCGCCCTCAAACTCTGCGGACAGAAGCTCCGCGTGCTGCTGGGCCTGGAGCTTCATGGCTTCCAGGTATGAGATATGATGCCTGGCGGACGCATTCTCAAGCTCCTTCATCCAGCGCCGGTCAATGGCATTTTCCTCCCCGGCTTTTATGTACTGCTGGACGTCCCATTTAAACTCCTCCAGTTCGCCCTTCTTCAGCAGCCGCTTGGCTGCCGCATAGCTGATATCGTTGTTTTCCGCCAGCCGCATGTACCACCGCTCAATATCCAGCTGGATACTGTTTGAGGCCCGCCGGAACTGCTCCTGGACATCTTTATAATACCCTGCCCCCTTCCGGTACTGGTCATCCTCCAGGGCTGCCATCCGCCCTTTCCAGTAATCAGGATTCTTCTTTGCCATCTATCCCATCACCGCCCTGCTCCCCGGCTTCCTTCCCCTGCCCCGCAAATGCCTGCTGGTACGGGTCCATCTGCTCCATCTGCTTCTGTTTTTCCTCCTCCAGCATCCTCAGGGCTTCGTCTGCATCCTCCACCCACGGGTGCTTCTGTAGGATCAGCTTCGTCGGAAGGAGTCCTACCGATTTCACACAGTTGTCGATCAGTTCACTCTCATTGACCAGGAAATTCCGGTTGAAGGTAATGTCCACTTCCTCCTGCTCAAAATCCCCCTGCCCGGTGCTGGCCAGATACTGGTCCACGAACCACAGAAGGTCCTCAAACGCCGCCTGGTATTCCGTCTCCATGTCCTGGGCATCCAGCTCGATGTCCTGGTAAATGGTCTGGATATGCATCTGGTTGGCATCCCCGGAAAGCCTTGCGTCCCTGGCATCATAGGTCTTGCAGTTCTCGATCAGTGCCTGCTTGAAGATCTCCAGGATCGCCCTGTAGTTCTCTGCATCCACCTCCACCGTAAGGGTCCGCACGTCCCCACCTGCTCCACTGCCGTCATTGCGCACTTTCACTGCGCCATACTGGGACAGGTTCTTGCGGAACTCGCCCAGGTTTGTCCCATCGTAGTTTACGACCACCAGGATCGTGTTCCTGGCATCCTCACACATGTTGTTCTCAAAGGTACTGACCATCAGGTTGATGCCGTCCTGCAGGCCCTTACAGCATTTGATCAGCGGGATCTCATGGGCATTGCGCTTGAATGCAATGAGCGGCACCCGGTCCCAGTTGTATGGCACCTCTTTATGCTGCCCATCCGGGTCATGCTGCTCCACCAGGTAGTGGGCGCCGGAAGGATGCATAACATCCGGGATCAGATGGCTCCCATCAAGCTGGTACCGGTCCACGCCGCTTCTGGAGTACAGCTCAAAAAATTCATAGGTCTTTTCTGTCTCTCCTTCGTACCCATCCAGCTGGTAGAGCCTCCCGAAACAGTCCAGCTCCGTGTGCTCCTCGTCCGCCCAGAACGGGATCACCTCGTAGTTGCTGAACCGCTTAAACTGCAGCACCCCCTGGTCATTGTAGTAAGGGTACAGATACCCGATCCCTCCGCTTATGGAATCCCCGGCGATCCGCTTTAAACTACGAAGGAACCGCTTATCCAGGACCACTTTGATCGCCTCGGCGTACTCCTCATTTTTACTGGTGACCGTGAATGGCTTGGACAGGAGGTAATTCTTCTTCTGGTCCACAGCCTTCTGGTACTGGTTATCCACGATCCGGTTATCCGGCAGGTTCTTTGCCGGCTCCAACTCACCCTTCTCATTGATGACGGTCCGCGGCGTATGCTGGATGTCGTGGTCTCCCTGGTAGTACCGTTCCGCCAGGATCATATCCCGACGCACCGGCGACTGCTTCCATTTCTCGATCTCTTTTTCCAGGAACCGGATGTCCGTCATCCTGGTCCTTACCCCTGCGTTGACGACCGCGTTGATCCGCCGCGTCTCGCTGCCGTATTCTATCATCCTTATCACCTTCCTCCTGTTATTCAAAACTGAACACGTCTCCCGCACCGATCTTTTCCGCGATCCCCGTGGTTGCATCAGGGGCGTCGTCGTGCCGGTTCTTTCCTTCCCTCTGGTACTTTATCATGGCGTCATGGTATTCCGGCCAGCGGTTCCGCCAGTCCTCCGGGAAATAGATATGCTGCATCACCCAGGCGGAATTGGAATAGATCCGCGCCTGCTTGTTCTTCGTCTGGCTGAACCAGCGGATGACCGTATGGTTGCTCCCCAGCTCCTGATGGAGGATCCGCTCCACGTTCCGGGCGAAGCCGCGGCCGCCATTGTTGGACTCGATGTCGGAGACATTTACCGCATCCTTATGGAGCAGCCTGGCTGTGGCCGGCTCCGTGGTTTCCATCGGCTCCTTGGTATACAGGACATCCAGGACATAGGCCTCATTTGTAAACGTTACACCATAGTTGATGCTGCAGAGATAATCCTCTCCGGTATCCGCCGTATCGGTATAGTTGCGGATCTCTTTAAACTGCGGCAGCTCCCCGGCGTAGGTTTTCAGGCTGGTGTACAGCCTGCCCTTAAGGTCGATCGGCTCCTGCTGGTAGTTGGCAGATGCAATGTCTGCACCCATGGCCTTTATCTTTGCCTGATAGGACTTATAGGACAGGACCTCGGGACAGAGCATCTCATGCATCTCTGGATCCAGCAGCGCTTTCATGGAGATGTGGCGGAGCTTTGCCCCGGATTCTTTGAAATGCTCCAGTGCACGGCCCGCCAGGTCATCTGAGGCCCAGCGGGTCATGATGATGATGATCTTGCCGCCTTCCTCCAGACGGGACAGCATCGTATCCGTGAACCAGGTCCAGTGCTTTTCCTTGGTCAGCTCATTGTTGGCCTCCTCTGCGTTCTTGATAAGGTCGTCGATGATCAGAAGGGAAGCGCCGAAACCTGTCGCTGTACCGGTGGGGGATGTTGCTAAATAGTTGTTGTACCCACCTTCCAGGCTCCAGAGGTTCATGGCACCGTCACCCTGCTTGATCCGGACGCCAGGGAAGATGTCAGAGAAGACGATCCGGTCCTGGTCGGCTTTCTCCTCCTGGATGTCGTTGCGGACGTTCTTGGAGAACATGGTGGACAGCGTCTCATTGTACGAGCCAGTCATGATCTTCTGGGTCTGGTCATTTCCCAGTACCCATTCGACCAGCAGGCCGGCCGTGCGGCTTTTTCCGTGGCGCGGCGGTTCATTTACAATCATCACCTCATCATCGGACTGGATAAAATCCTGGAATGCGTTGCAGAGGTCGATCAGGTACTGCCTGTCCTCCTTGTAGAAGTCCGGTGCCTTTAAATGGCAATAAAAAAAGAACTCGCGCCGTGCAAGCTCTATCTTTGCTCCTCTTATAAGCATGTCTCTATCCACCATGGATCAACTTCTTTAGTTCTTCGGTTGTGAGGCCGGCATAGGGGTTGGTGGACTTCACTTCGCCAGACAACTCCATGTCCTGTTTATCCCGCCATTTGTCGGGACGGCGGTTCTTCAGCCAGAAGATCTGGGCGGTGGTGTCAGGTACGACCTCCTTGGTCTTCCGCTCTGCCAATATCATTTTGGTTTTAGGGAACTGTTCCTTAATCAGCATCAATTCCGAATCGGTAGCTTCCGGATGCTCGAATCGATAGAGCTTCATATACTGGGTCAGTTTCTCATCGTATTCTGCCAGTTCCATCGGAACACTGATATATTTGTCTTCGTTGTAGGCATAACCAAGGGCGCGTTTCAGCAACGCATTCTCCACCTGGATGTCTACAACCTCCTTGCCCTTTTTTAGGGACTCCGAAATCTCCGAATACCGCTTTTTC
This portion of the Clostridium sp. AN503 genome encodes:
- a CDS encoding phage portal protein, coding for MIEYGSETRRINAVVNAGVRTRMTDIRFLEKEIEKWKQSPVRRDMILAERYYQGDHDIQHTPRTVINEKGELEPAKNLPDNRIVDNQYQKAVDQKKNYLLSKPFTVTSKNEEYAEAIKVVLDKRFLRSLKRIAGDSISGGIGYLYPYYNDQGVLQFKRFSNYEVIPFWADEEHTELDCFGRLYQLDGYEGETEKTYEFFELYSRSGVDRYQLDGSHLIPDVMHPSGAHYLVEQHDPDGQHKEVPYNWDRVPLIAFKRNAHEIPLIKCCKGLQDGINLMVSTFENNMCEDARNTILVVVNYDGTNLGEFRKNLSQYGAVKVRNDGSGAGGDVRTLTVEVDAENYRAILEIFKQALIENCKTYDARDARLSGDANQMHIQTIYQDIELDAQDMETEYQAAFEDLLWFVDQYLASTGQGDFEQEEVDITFNRNFLVNESELIDNCVKSVGLLPTKLILQKHPWVEDADEALRMLEEEKQKQMEQMDPYQQAFAGQGKEAGEQGGDGIDGKEES
- the terL gene encoding phage terminase large subunit, whose product is MDRDMLIRGAKIELARREFFFYCHLKAPDFYKEDRQYLIDLCNAFQDFIQSDDEVMIVNEPPRHGKSRTAGLLVEWVLGNDQTQKIMTGSYNETLSTMFSKNVRNDIQEEKADQDRIVFSDIFPGVRIKQGDGAMNLWSLEGGYNNYLATSPTGTATGFGASLLIIDDLIKNAEEANNELTKEKHWTWFTDTMLSRLEEGGKIIIIMTRWASDDLAGRALEHFKESGAKLRHISMKALLDPEMHEMLCPEVLSYKSYQAKIKAMGADIASANYQQEPIDLKGRLYTSLKTYAGELPQFKEIRNYTDTADTGEDYLCSINYGVTFTNEAYVLDVLYTKEPMETTEPATARLLHKDAVNVSDIESNNGGRGFARNVERILHQELGSNHTVIRWFSQTKNKQARIYSNSAWVMQHIYFPEDWRNRWPEYHDAMIKYQREGKNRHDDAPDATTGIAEKIGAGDVFSFE
- a CDS encoding transposase; the protein is MAKGKYEYWLTPDGLLKLESWARDGLTDEQLAERMNITPSTLYEWKKRYSEISESLKKGKEVVDIQVENALLKRALGYAYNEDKYISVPMELAEYDEKLTQYMKLYRFEHPEATDSELMLIKEQFPKTKMILAERKTKEVVPDTTAQIFWLKNRRPDKWRDKQDMELSGEVKSTNPYAGLTTEELKKLIHGG